The Oxyura jamaicensis isolate SHBP4307 breed ruddy duck chromosome Z, BPBGC_Ojam_1.0, whole genome shotgun sequence genome window below encodes:
- the DCAF12 gene encoding DDB1- and CUL4-associated factor 12 isoform X2: MARKTVSRKRKAAAATAAGPGGLHGEQYGWDHSVHKRKRLPPVKRSLVYYLKGREVRMQNESSYHRLLHGYAAQQLPSLLKEREFHLGTLNKVFASQWLNHRQVVCGTKCNTLFVVDVQTGQITKIPILKDREPGMVNQQGCGIHAIELNPSRTLLATGGDNPNSLAIYRLPTLDPVCVGDDGHKDWIFSIAWISDTMAVSGSRDGSMGLWEVTEDVLSKSDARHNMSQVPVYAHITHTALKDIPKENTNPDNCKVRALAFNNKNKELGAVSLDGYFHLWKAEHTLSKLLSTKLPYCRENVCLAYGQEWSVYAVGSQAHVSFLDPRQPSHNVKSVCSKERGSGIRSVSFYEHIITVGTGHGSLLFYDIRAQRFLDEKPPRACYGQKQKLGGSEILKLTTGKGWLCCHPYTSPCWYFPSTIQQHPCLKAKRELH; the protein is encoded by the exons ATGGCCCGGAAAACAGTTAGCAGGAAGCGGAAAGCGGCGGCGGCGACCGCCGCGGGGCCCGGGGGGCTCCATGGGGAGCAG tatgGGTGGGATCACTCTgttcacaaaaggaaaaggctcCCCCCGGTGAAGCGGTCCCTGGTGTACTACCTGAAAGGTAGAGAGGTGCGGATGCAGAATGAGTCCAGCTACCACCGCCTGTTGCATGGATatgcagcccagcagcttcccagcctCCTCAAGGAGAGAGAGTTTCACCTTGGAACCCTTAATAAAGTGTTTGCCTCCCAGTGGCTGAACCACCGACAAGTGGTGTGCGGGACAAAATGCAACACA ttatttgtgGTAGACGTCCAGACTGGTCAAATTACCAAGATTCCTATTCTGAAAGACCGTGAACCTGGCATGGTGAACCAGCAGGGCTGTGGTATTCACGCCATTGAGCTCAACCCCTCAAGGACCCTTCTGGCCACAGGTGGAGACAACCCCAACAGTCTTGCAATTTATCGTCTGCCTACACTTGATCCTGTCTGTGTGGGAGAT gatGGACATAAGGACTGGATATTTTCAATTGCATGGATCAGTGATACTATGGCTGTTTCTG GTTCTCGGGATGGTTCAATGGGTCTCTGGGAAGTCACAGAGGATGTGCTGTCTAAAAGCGATGCCAGGCACAACATGTCTCAAGTTCCTGTCTATGCCCACATAACACACACGGCTCTGAAGGATATCCCCAAGGAGAACACCAATCCCGACAATTGCAAAGTCCGAGCACTGGCtttcaacaataaaaacaag gagctgggagctgtgtCCCTAGATGGGTATTTTCATCTTTGGAAAGCAGAGCACACGCTATCAAAg TTACTCTCCACAAAGTTGCCGTACTGCAGGGAGAACGTGTGTTTGGCTTATGGTCAAGAGTGGTCAGTGTATGCCGTAGGATCGCAGGCGCACGTCTCCTTTCTGGATCCAAGGCAGCCGTCTCACAATGTTAAATCCGTCTGTTCCAAAGAACGAGGCAGTG GTATTCGATCAGTGAGTTTCTACGAACACATCATCACAGTGGGAACAGGGCACGGCTCCTTACTGTTCTATGATATCAGGGCCCAGAGGTTCCTGGATGAAAAGCCCCCGCGTGCCTGCTAtggacagaagcagaaattaggAGGAAGTGAAATTTTGAAGTTGACTACGGGGAAAGGTTGGCTG TGTTGTCATCCATACACCAGTCCTTGCTGGTATTTCCCAAGCACCATACAGCAACATCcctgtttaaaagcaaaaagggaaTTGCATTGA
- the DCAF12 gene encoding DDB1- and CUL4-associated factor 12 isoform X1: protein MARKTVSRKRKAAAATAAGPGGLHGEQYGWDHSVHKRKRLPPVKRSLVYYLKGREVRMQNESSYHRLLHGYAAQQLPSLLKEREFHLGTLNKVFASQWLNHRQVVCGTKCNTLFVVDVQTGQITKIPILKDREPGMVNQQGCGIHAIELNPSRTLLATGGDNPNSLAIYRLPTLDPVCVGDDGHKDWIFSIAWISDTMAVSGSRDGSMGLWEVTEDVLSKSDARHNMSQVPVYAHITHTALKDIPKENTNPDNCKVRALAFNNKNKELGAVSLDGYFHLWKAEHTLSKLLSTKLPYCRENVCLAYGQEWSVYAVGSQAHVSFLDPRQPSHNVKSVCSKERGSGIRSVSFYEHIITVGTGHGSLLFYDIRAQRFLDEKPPRACYGQKQKLGGSEILKLTTGKGWLNHDETWRNYFSEINFFPNAVYTHCYDSSGTKLFVAGGPLPSGLHGNYAGLWS from the exons ATGGCCCGGAAAACAGTTAGCAGGAAGCGGAAAGCGGCGGCGGCGACCGCCGCGGGGCCCGGGGGGCTCCATGGGGAGCAG tatgGGTGGGATCACTCTgttcacaaaaggaaaaggctcCCCCCGGTGAAGCGGTCCCTGGTGTACTACCTGAAAGGTAGAGAGGTGCGGATGCAGAATGAGTCCAGCTACCACCGCCTGTTGCATGGATatgcagcccagcagcttcccagcctCCTCAAGGAGAGAGAGTTTCACCTTGGAACCCTTAATAAAGTGTTTGCCTCCCAGTGGCTGAACCACCGACAAGTGGTGTGCGGGACAAAATGCAACACA ttatttgtgGTAGACGTCCAGACTGGTCAAATTACCAAGATTCCTATTCTGAAAGACCGTGAACCTGGCATGGTGAACCAGCAGGGCTGTGGTATTCACGCCATTGAGCTCAACCCCTCAAGGACCCTTCTGGCCACAGGTGGAGACAACCCCAACAGTCTTGCAATTTATCGTCTGCCTACACTTGATCCTGTCTGTGTGGGAGAT gatGGACATAAGGACTGGATATTTTCAATTGCATGGATCAGTGATACTATGGCTGTTTCTG GTTCTCGGGATGGTTCAATGGGTCTCTGGGAAGTCACAGAGGATGTGCTGTCTAAAAGCGATGCCAGGCACAACATGTCTCAAGTTCCTGTCTATGCCCACATAACACACACGGCTCTGAAGGATATCCCCAAGGAGAACACCAATCCCGACAATTGCAAAGTCCGAGCACTGGCtttcaacaataaaaacaag gagctgggagctgtgtCCCTAGATGGGTATTTTCATCTTTGGAAAGCAGAGCACACGCTATCAAAg TTACTCTCCACAAAGTTGCCGTACTGCAGGGAGAACGTGTGTTTGGCTTATGGTCAAGAGTGGTCAGTGTATGCCGTAGGATCGCAGGCGCACGTCTCCTTTCTGGATCCAAGGCAGCCGTCTCACAATGTTAAATCCGTCTGTTCCAAAGAACGAGGCAGTG GTATTCGATCAGTGAGTTTCTACGAACACATCATCACAGTGGGAACAGGGCACGGCTCCTTACTGTTCTATGATATCAGGGCCCAGAGGTTCCTGGATGAAAAGCCCCCGCGTGCCTGCTAtggacagaagcagaaattaggAGGAAGTGAAATTTTGAAGTTGACTACGGGGAAAGGTTGGCTG AATCATGATGAAACCtggaggaattatttttctgaaattaatttcttcccaAATGCTGTTTACACCCACTGCTACGACTCGTCTGGAACAAAACTCTTTGTGGCAGGAGGCCCCCTTCCATCAGGACTTCATGGGAATTACGCTGGTCTCTGGAGCTAA